In one window of Carassius carassius chromosome 38, fCarCar2.1, whole genome shotgun sequence DNA:
- the si:ch211-1a19.3 gene encoding uncharacterized protein si:ch211-1a19.3 — MPALLVHHIPEKMASPKSSQTISNIVIGILTMWSIISLIIIVVWATSPEMKEANQCHKEMQALREKYEGEKVEWTKDRKAFEELVRQGSKNQSALQKQIDQYKEQIQFENISLSATLQENIILKGNITILESKIEEYKLIKENLTAEIRQQKDQIEALEHNLTLKAQELASCEALRLASKQLQTAAEEQKRACETNKQDLEKQLTNCKNVDQHVHQAEHTDSGAQGITMSSVSLAMIVCLSLLLVP; from the exons ATGCCTGCTTTACTCGTACATCACATACCTGAAAAGATGGCAAGCCCCAAATCTTCTCAGACCATAAGTAACATCGTGATCGGCATCTTGACCATGTGGTCCATCATCTCTCTTATTATTATTGTGGTATGGGCCACTTCGCCCGAGATGAAAGAAGCGAATCAGTGTCACAAGGAGATGCAAGCCCTCAGGGAGAAATATGAAGGGGAAAAAGTCGAGTGGACCAAAGACCGAAAAGCCTTCGAGGAGCTGGTGAGACAGGGATCGAAGAACCAGTCTGCTCTACAGAAGCAAATAGACCAGTACAAGGAGCAAATACAGTTTGAGAACATCTCTTTGAGCGCCACCCTCCAAGAAAAT ATCATTCTGAAAGGAAACATCACGATTTTGGAAAGCAAAATCGAAGAATACAAGCTCATCAAGGAAAACCTCACTGCTGAAATCAGACAGCAGAAAG ACCAGATTGAAGCCCTGGAGCACAATTTGACTCTGAAGGCTCAGGAGCTGGCATCTTGTGAGGCTCTACGCCTTGCTTCCAAACAGCTCCAAACTGCAGCAGAGGAACAGAAGAGGGCCTGCGAGACCAACAAGCAAGATTTAGAGAAGCAACT CACAAACTGCAAAAATGTGGACCAACATGTCCATCAAGCTGAACACACTGACAGCGGAGCCCAAGGAATCACCATGAGTAGTGTTTCACTGGCCATGATCGTTTGCCTCAGTCTGCTTTTGGTACCAT AG